A region of Thermovibrio ammonificans HB-1 DNA encodes the following proteins:
- a CDS encoding efflux RND transporter periplasmic adaptor subunit, giving the protein MSGKRALAVLLILVALGLIAGKILIEKRKRELLSYQPPKSYPVPAEYAVVEKGKLCPEVEFIGKVVPREFAQISTKVAGTVLKVTKREGESFKKGELLVLLDSSELTNKLLSVERQAQAKESLLKGLEAQLAAARTALKNAEAEYRRELFLYKRGAVPKEAVEKAENAYSRAKAQVKEAESKIKELKLSVKALRREALSIRSSLNYTKVRAVKDGVVEKVYLWPGSVAVPGRPIMEVFYPESGLKVLVNLPPEEARFVVKGGTVEVNGKPLGTVAKLYPAAEPKSGLYTVEVALKENSRLKPNQLVKVKLPLRPSEGFIVPVWALLHLKGETVVLVFTGDKVEPVKVKVVQLENGKAVVLGKLREGQKVAVGRESKLLKLYRLGRGYPAEAFNG; this is encoded by the coding sequence ATGAGCGGTAAGAGGGCCCTTGCCGTTTTACTGATTCTGGTGGCGTTAGGTTTAATAGCCGGGAAAATCCTGATAGAGAAGAGGAAAAGGGAGCTCCTGAGCTATCAACCGCCCAAGAGCTATCCCGTGCCCGCCGAGTACGCGGTTGTGGAAAAGGGGAAGCTCTGCCCCGAAGTTGAGTTCATAGGGAAGGTGGTTCCCCGGGAGTTTGCCCAGATTTCCACCAAGGTGGCAGGAACCGTTCTCAAGGTGACAAAAAGGGAAGGAGAGAGCTTCAAAAAAGGGGAGCTGCTCGTTCTGCTGGACTCTTCGGAGCTTACAAATAAACTCCTCTCGGTAGAAAGGCAGGCACAGGCGAAGGAGTCGCTGCTGAAAGGCCTGGAGGCTCAACTGGCAGCTGCAAGAACCGCCCTAAAGAACGCAGAGGCGGAATACAGAAGGGAGCTATTCCTCTACAAGAGGGGGGCGGTTCCGAAAGAGGCGGTAGAAAAAGCAGAAAACGCCTATTCGAGGGCCAAAGCCCAGGTGAAGGAGGCAGAGTCGAAGATTAAGGAGCTGAAGCTCTCTGTAAAGGCTCTGAGAAGGGAGGCCCTCTCCATCAGGAGCTCCCTGAACTACACCAAGGTGAGGGCCGTTAAAGACGGAGTAGTTGAGAAAGTCTACCTGTGGCCAGGCTCCGTTGCGGTTCCCGGAAGGCCGATTATGGAGGTTTTCTACCCCGAAAGCGGCCTGAAGGTGCTCGTTAACCTGCCGCCAGAAGAGGCAAGGTTTGTAGTTAAGGGAGGAACCGTTGAGGTTAACGGAAAGCCGCTTGGCACGGTTGCGAAGCTCTACCCGGCGGCAGAGCCCAAAAGCGGACTCTACACCGTAGAGGTAGCGCTTAAAGAAAATTCCCGGCTAAAGCCCAACCAGCTCGTTAAGGTGAAACTCCCCTTGAGGCCCTCCGAAGGGTTCATCGTTCCGGTGTGGGCTCTGCTCCACTTAAAGGGGGAAACGGTTGTCCTCGTTTTCACAGGTGACAAGGTGGAGCCCGTTAAGGTTAAAGTGGTTCAGCTGGAAAACGGCAAAGCCGTTGTCCTGGGGAAACTCAGAGAGGGCCAGAAAGTTGCGGTGGGCAGGGAGAGTAAGCTGCTGAAGCTCTACAGGCTGGGAAGAGGATACCCTGCGGAGGCGTTCAATGGGTAG
- a CDS encoding TolC family protein has translation MLKTLLLFFLLTPAAFGITLKEAERLAELEHPLVKELEQTQESLKLQQKTVERQRWGTVELNGGYSTYNRNYMLVPLSHLPTPLNQPPFDSRKAFYGLSLRVPLYTGGSIPARVKVLKARKLALKSLKRATKWQLKFNVDSVYLSVLALKAQEAALEDYRRSLLKLREDTEAGVKVGKFAKVDLLKVEYRLKEVEGELESVRARKEALIEALSALVGRKVKGVEEVKFTYRPERPSIEKLYREAVRRNSRIESLRREVSAARAERGVVEAKFGVKLSLEAKYLRNYGLDSGENEGYGEASVVVSFPVFTAGRKGLELLQNGREVLQKLYRLKAAERDLKREIADAVSELKKLQSQIEADRKKLTLAKEVERIEQLKYKSGKGDMDHLLLAKSERFLTEAQLKSLYYRWLIAKRRIEAILEVNDER, from the coding sequence ATGCTAAAAACGCTCCTCCTTTTTTTCCTTTTAACACCTGCGGCCTTCGGCATAACCCTGAAGGAGGCCGAAAGGCTTGCAGAGCTTGAACACCCCCTCGTAAAAGAGCTCGAGCAAACGCAGGAGAGCCTTAAACTCCAACAAAAAACGGTTGAAAGGCAGAGGTGGGGAACAGTTGAGTTAAACGGAGGCTACTCAACCTACAACAGGAACTACATGCTGGTTCCCCTCTCCCACCTTCCGACTCCCCTCAATCAACCCCCCTTCGACAGCAGAAAGGCCTTCTACGGGCTCTCCCTGAGGGTTCCCCTATACACGGGAGGCTCAATACCGGCCCGGGTGAAGGTTTTAAAGGCGAGAAAACTCGCCCTGAAGTCTTTGAAGAGGGCAACCAAGTGGCAACTGAAGTTTAACGTTGACTCGGTTTACCTCTCTGTGCTTGCCCTTAAAGCCCAAGAGGCGGCCCTTGAAGACTACAGGAGAAGCCTTCTAAAGCTCAGGGAGGACACAGAGGCGGGAGTTAAAGTCGGAAAGTTTGCAAAGGTGGACCTTCTAAAAGTTGAGTACAGGCTGAAGGAGGTGGAGGGAGAGCTTGAGTCTGTAAGGGCCAGAAAGGAAGCACTGATTGAGGCCCTCTCGGCCCTTGTCGGAAGAAAAGTTAAAGGGGTAGAAGAGGTGAAGTTTACCTACCGGCCCGAAAGGCCGAGTATTGAAAAGCTCTATAGAGAAGCCGTTAGAAGGAACAGCCGGATAGAGTCTCTGAGAAGGGAGGTTTCGGCGGCAAGGGCCGAAAGGGGAGTTGTTGAAGCCAAGTTCGGAGTGAAGCTATCGTTAGAGGCCAAGTACCTGAGGAACTACGGGCTGGACTCGGGGGAGAACGAAGGTTACGGAGAGGCCTCGGTGGTTGTGAGCTTCCCCGTTTTTACCGCAGGTAGAAAGGGGCTCGAGCTTCTACAAAACGGCAGAGAAGTTTTACAAAAGCTCTACAGGCTGAAGGCGGCAGAGCGCGACCTTAAAAGGGAAATAGCAGACGCAGTTTCGGAGCTTAAAAAGCTCCAATCCCAGATAGAGGCAGACAGGAAGAAGCTCACGCTGGCGAAAGAAGTGGAGCGGATAGAGCAGTTAAAGTACAAAAGCGGCAAGGGGGATATGGACCACTTGCTCCTTGCCAAGTCGGAGCGGTTTTTAACCGAGGCTCAGCTAAAGTCCCTCTACTACAGGTGGCTCATAGCAAAAAGGCGGATAGAAGCGATTCTGGAGGTAAACGATGAGCGGTAA
- a CDS encoding sulfite exporter TauE/SafE family protein: protein MLNLLEVSGVSFFLTFVFALGGLGSAAALIPTLVFLGVPFPVARPAGLFANFISTFSATVHNLRAGLVDFSLAIPILLPAVLLSPVGAYASTVLPERVVGAVFTLFLFFAGLMVYVPKRELFDATGYRWYPPLVGALAGFISGLLGIGGGALISPMLVIAGYSPKKVAPVTAFAVVFSSVSAFLAYLKLGSVDWKVTLAVALPALFAGYLGAFVTHRFLTAAQVKRILGIIFFILGIKFATKFL from the coding sequence GTGTTGAACCTGCTTGAGGTATCGGGAGTCTCTTTCTTTCTCACCTTTGTCTTTGCCCTCGGCGGGCTCGGCTCTGCCGCCGCCCTGATACCAACCCTCGTTTTCCTCGGGGTCCCCTTCCCGGTTGCAAGGCCCGCAGGCCTTTTCGCAAACTTCATCTCTACCTTTTCTGCAACGGTTCACAACCTCAGGGCGGGGCTCGTAGATTTCTCCCTTGCGATTCCCATACTCCTGCCGGCAGTTCTTCTCTCTCCGGTTGGGGCTTACGCCTCTACCGTTTTACCCGAGAGGGTGGTGGGTGCGGTTTTCACCCTGTTTCTCTTCTTTGCCGGTTTAATGGTTTACGTTCCAAAGAGAGAGCTGTTTGATGCAACCGGTTACAGGTGGTATCCGCCCCTTGTTGGGGCCCTTGCCGGCTTTATATCGGGGCTCCTCGGGATAGGCGGAGGAGCTCTCATCTCTCCTATGCTCGTGATTGCGGGCTATAGCCCTAAGAAGGTTGCTCCGGTTACAGCTTTTGCCGTTGTTTTCTCTTCGGTTTCGGCCTTTTTGGCCTACTTGAAGCTCGGCAGCGTCGACTGGAAGGTTACGCTTGCCGTTGCCCTGCCGGCCCTTTTTGCCGGTTACCTGGGAGCTTTCGTTACCCACCGCTTCCTTACCGCCGCTCAGGTTAAAAGGATTTTAGGTATTATTTTCTTTATCCTCGGTATTAAGTTTGCTACAAAGTTCCTTTAA
- a CDS encoding rhodanese-like domain-containing protein: MALADVLRQMDINWLSESNHKISLEAFLEKWKSGEAILLDVRTEEEAQLVSLGSFGINIPLNQLPDRKSEIPTDKLVCTVCPGKIRAAIAYAFLVGEGFKNVKVLAASPSDIVDALKPGFVKKLRG; encoded by the coding sequence ATGGCCCTTGCAGATGTTCTGAGGCAGATGGACATCAACTGGCTCAGCGAGAGTAACCACAAAATCTCCCTCGAGGCCTTCCTCGAGAAGTGGAAGAGCGGAGAGGCCATTTTGCTCGACGTTAGAACGGAAGAAGAGGCTCAGCTCGTTAGCCTCGGCAGCTTCGGCATAAATATCCCCCTCAACCAGCTTCCCGACCGTAAATCAGAGATTCCTACCGATAAGCTGGTCTGTACAGTCTGTCCTGGTAAAATAAGGGCAGCTATAGCTTACGCTTTTCTTGTAGGGGAAGGGTTTAAGAACGTAAAAGTGCTTGCCGCTTCTCCTTCCGATATCGTAGACGCTCTTAAACCCGGCTTTGTAAAGAAATTGAGGGGGTAG
- a CDS encoding ArsR/SmtB family transcription factor, translating into MKFERFSEAVKILGDRTRLRLIRLLMERPVFVCEASAVLGLSTPTVSVHFSKLKQFGFVKDRKEGQKVMYSLAEPPDPCLKLVLEGVLQYLRTSDEFDEDIERLKSVDISKVCPYEGGNSEEENA; encoded by the coding sequence GTGAAGTTTGAAAGATTCTCCGAGGCTGTAAAGATACTCGGCGATAGAACCCGTTTAAGGCTCATTCGCCTTCTCATGGAAAGGCCCGTTTTCGTGTGTGAGGCCTCTGCGGTTTTGGGCCTTTCCACGCCTACCGTTTCTGTTCACTTCTCTAAGTTGAAGCAGTTCGGCTTTGTTAAGGATAGAAAAGAGGGGCAAAAGGTGATGTACTCGCTGGCTGAGCCTCCCGACCCGTGTTTGAAGCTCGTTTTGGAGGGAGTGCTTCAGTACCTTAGAACTTCCGATGAGTTCGACGAGGATATAGAGAGGCTCAAGTCGGTGGACATCTCTAAGGTTTGCCCCTACGAAGGGGGGAACAGTGAAGAGGAAAACGCCTGA
- a CDS encoding carbonic anhydrase, protein MKRKTPEEVVREIFFDNEKFARAKGREFFEAHIEAQSPVITLVTCSDSRVHPTVFSEKLIDRVFVIRNIGNQIESSAGSVDYGVIHLQTPVLLILGHVNCGAVKAFLKGYADESPFIRNELNHLCIPVSPFKGEGNFEVAWREAVESNVHWQVRVALERYGLLIRRNRLAVIGAIYDFANYYGRGFGRIVVVNVNGIREREALLKHRALSLLPEELRREVVV, encoded by the coding sequence GTGAAGAGGAAAACGCCTGAAGAGGTAGTCAGGGAGATTTTCTTCGACAACGAAAAGTTCGCCCGGGCAAAGGGGAGGGAGTTCTTTGAGGCCCACATTGAGGCTCAGAGCCCGGTTATAACCCTTGTGACCTGTTCCGATTCGAGGGTCCACCCGACGGTTTTCTCCGAGAAGCTCATCGACAGAGTTTTCGTAATCAGGAACATCGGCAACCAGATAGAGAGCTCTGCAGGTTCGGTGGATTACGGCGTAATCCACCTTCAAACGCCCGTTCTGCTGATTCTCGGCCACGTTAACTGCGGTGCTGTTAAGGCTTTCCTCAAGGGCTACGCCGATGAATCTCCCTTTATAAGGAACGAGCTCAACCACCTCTGTATTCCCGTTTCTCCCTTTAAGGGAGAGGGTAACTTTGAAGTTGCCTGGAGGGAAGCCGTTGAGTCGAACGTTCACTGGCAGGTAAGGGTGGCCCTTGAGAGGTACGGACTCCTGATAAGGCGGAACAGGCTTGCCGTTATAGGCGCCATTTACGACTTTGCAAACTACTACGGTAGGGGTTTTGGCCGTATAGTGGTTGTTAACGTTAACGGTATAAGGGAAAGGGAAGCTCTGTTGAAGCACCGGGCCCTCTCTTTACTGCCCGAAGAACTCCGTAGAGAGGTGGTAGTTTAA